From the Armatimonadota bacterium genome, one window contains:
- a CDS encoding 1-deoxy-D-xylulose-5-phosphate reductoisomerase yields MKTISILGSTGSIGTQVLDIVSRLPERLKVVGLAAHRNVELLAEQVRKYRPSLVSIGTEENAARLREILKRTSNLERPTSYPDIVWGQEGLTRVAAMPEAQTAVISVAGAIGLAPTIEAIKAGKEIALASKEVLVAAGSLVTKLVEEHGVRMLPIDSEHSALFQCLDGEDPKSVRRLILTASGGAFRDHPVEALRTATIEQALAHPNWTMGRKITIDSATLMNKCLEIIEARWLFGVDAERIEVVIHPQSIVHSMVEFEDASVIAQLGVPDMRLPIQYALLYPERPDTGLPRLDITACGRLDFREPDLERYPALSLAYEALERGGTMPAVMNAANEAAVGLFLEKAIGFLDICGLTRKTMESHSVVQEPTLDQIIEADAWARREAAAAAEDCIA; encoded by the coding sequence ATGAAGACCATCTCCATCCTCGGTTCGACGGGTTCGATCGGCACGCAGGTGCTCGATATCGTCTCGCGCCTCCCTGAGCGGCTGAAGGTCGTCGGGCTTGCGGCGCATCGGAACGTCGAGCTTCTGGCGGAGCAGGTCCGCAAGTATCGGCCGTCGTTGGTGTCCATCGGGACGGAGGAGAATGCTGCTCGGCTGAGGGAGATCCTGAAGCGAACATCGAACCTCGAACGTCCAACATCGTACCCAGACATCGTGTGGGGACAGGAAGGGTTGACGCGCGTCGCCGCCATGCCGGAGGCGCAGACCGCTGTCATATCAGTGGCGGGCGCGATCGGGCTGGCCCCGACGATCGAGGCGATCAAGGCGGGGAAGGAGATCGCCCTCGCCAGCAAGGAGGTCCTGGTCGCCGCCGGGAGCCTCGTGACGAAGCTCGTCGAGGAGCACGGAGTCCGAATGCTCCCGATAGACAGCGAGCACTCCGCGCTCTTCCAGTGCCTGGACGGCGAGGACCCGAAGTCGGTCCGGCGGCTGATCCTGACCGCATCAGGCGGCGCCTTCAGAGACCATCCCGTGGAGGCGCTCAGGACGGCGACCATCGAGCAGGCCCTCGCGCACCCGAACTGGACGATGGGCCGGAAGATCACGATAGACTCCGCGACGCTGATGAACAAGTGCCTGGAGATCATCGAGGCTCGCTGGCTCTTCGGGGTGGACGCCGAACGCATCGAGGTTGTTATTCACCCTCAGAGTATAGTACACTCGATGGTGGAGTTTGAGGACGCATCGGTGATCGCTCAGCTCGGAGTGCCCGATATGCGCCTGCCGATCCAGTACGCCCTGCTCTATCCCGAGCGGCCCGATACCGGCCTCCCGAGGCTCGACATCACCGCGTGCGGGCGGCTCGACTTCCGCGAGCCGGATCTGGAGCGCTACCCGGCGCTGAGCCTGGCCTATGAGGCGCTCGAACGTGGAGGAACCATGCCCGCGGTGATGAACGCCGCGAACGAGGCGGCGGTCGGCCTGTTCCTCGAAAAAGCGATAGGCTTCCTGGACATTTGCGGCCTCACGAGGAAGACGATGGAGAGCCACTCGGTCGTCCAGGAGCCCACTCTCGATCAGATCATTGAGGCCGACGCGTGGGCTCGACGAGAGGCCGCTGCGGCGGCGGAGGACTGCATTGCCTGA
- a CDS encoding site-2 protease family protein, whose product MPDYITTALALIVLLGTLVLFHEVGHFAMAKLFRIRVDEFAFGFGPKWIRLFKRGDTEYTIHPFPLGGFVKLAGMDPGEEDVPNGFNTKPVWQRIVVYFAGPLMSFALAALVFSLMGVTTGLPVTGDIVNRVEFVYPDTAAEKAGLRTADYIIAIDGEAISSGERMVKIIHGSPGKALRLTVKRGEKVFTAYATPKAEEVDGKMIGLLGFMPTPKLQRIGVGESVLYGMDRTRVFVVGIVTVIFSKEVGENVGGPIAIADATKTSVKRGVFGFLQLMAILSLSLGVINLLPIPILDGGAIVLLAAEGVRGRRLSPRTLEVAQRIGLLLIAAIFFSIMYLDLSRLVDGRLFR is encoded by the coding sequence TTGCCTGATTACATAACCACTGCGCTCGCGCTGATAGTGCTCCTGGGGACGCTCGTCCTCTTCCACGAGGTCGGGCACTTCGCGATGGCGAAACTGTTCCGGATTCGCGTGGACGAGTTCGCATTCGGCTTCGGCCCTAAGTGGATTCGCCTGTTCAAGCGCGGCGACACCGAGTACACTATTCACCCGTTCCCGCTCGGCGGCTTCGTCAAGCTGGCGGGCATGGATCCCGGCGAGGAGGATGTGCCGAACGGTTTCAATACCAAGCCGGTGTGGCAGAGGATCGTCGTCTACTTCGCCGGGCCCCTCATGAGTTTCGCACTAGCCGCGCTCGTCTTCTCCCTTATGGGGGTCACGACCGGACTGCCGGTCACAGGTGACATCGTGAACCGCGTCGAGTTCGTCTACCCGGACACCGCGGCGGAGAAGGCCGGACTGCGCACGGCGGACTACATCATCGCCATAGACGGCGAGGCGATCAGTTCGGGCGAGCGGATGGTGAAGATCATCCACGGCAGTCCCGGCAAGGCGCTCCGTCTCACCGTGAAGCGCGGAGAGAAGGTCTTCACCGCCTACGCCACCCCGAAGGCCGAGGAAGTCGACGGCAAGATGATCGGTCTGCTCGGGTTCATGCCCACGCCGAAGCTTCAGCGGATCGGTGTCGGCGAATCGGTGCTCTACGGAATGGACCGCACGCGCGTCTTCGTGGTCGGCATAGTCACGGTGATATTCAGCAAGGAAGTCGGCGAGAATGTCGGCGGGCCGATTGCGATCGCCGACGCGACCAAGACGAGCGTGAAGCGGGGCGTGTTCGGCTTCCTCCAGTTGATGGCGATCCTGAGCCTGAGCCTGGGCGTGATCAACCTGCTGCCGATACCGATCCTGGACGGCGGCGCGATCGTTCTGCTCGCGGCGGAGGGCGTTCGCGGCAGGCGGCTATCGCCACGGACGCTCGAGGTGGCGCAGAGGATCGGCCTACTGCTGATAGCCGCGATATTCTTCTCGATCATGTACCTGGACCTGAGCCGCC